From the Chiroxiphia lanceolata isolate bChiLan1 chromosome Z, bChiLan1.pri, whole genome shotgun sequence genome, one window contains:
- the DNAJA1 gene encoding dnaJ homolog subfamily A member 1 isoform X1, which yields MVKETTYYDVLGVKPNASAEELKKAYRKLALKYHPDKNPNEGEKFKQISQAYEVLSDPKKRELYDKGGEQAIKEGGSGGGFGSPMDIFDMFFGGGGRMQRERRGKNVVHQLSVSLEDMYNGAMRKLALQKNVICDKCEGRGGKKGAVECCPNCRGSGMQIRIHQIGPGMVQQIQSVCMECQGHGERISPKDRCKSCNGRKIVREKKILEVHIDKGMKDGQKITFHGEGDQEPGLEPGDIIIVLDQKDHSVFTRRDEDLLLAMDIQLVEALCGFQKPITTLDNRTIIITSHPGQVVEHGAIKCVLNEGMPIYRRPYEKGRLIIEFRVNFPESGFLSSDKLSLLEKLLPTRQEIEETEEMEQVDLVDFDPSQKRKHHYNGEVYEDDEHQPKGGVQCQTS from the exons atggTGAAGGAGACCACCTACTACGACGTGCTGGGCGTGAAGCCCAACGCGTCCGCCGAGGAGCTGAAGAAGGCCTACCGCAAGCTCGCGCTCAAGTACCACCCGGACAAGAACCCCAATGAGGGCGAGAAG TTCAAGCAGATCTCCCAAGCCTACGAGGTGCTGTCGGACCCGAAGAAGAGGGAGCTGTATGACAAAGGAGGCGAGCAGGCCATCAAGGAGGGCGGCTCCGGGGGCGGCTTCGGGTCCCCCATGGACATATTCGATATGTTCTTCGGCGGCGGAGGGAGGATGCAGAGAGAGAGACGAG gtAAAAACGTGGTCCACCAGCTGTCAGTAAGTTTAGAAGATATGTACAATGGTGCGATGAGGAAACTTgcactgcagaaaaatgttatCTGTGACAAATGTGAAG GTCGTGGTGGCAAGAAAGGGGCAGTAGAATGCTGCCCTAATTGCAGGGGATCAGGCATGCAGATCAGAATTCACCAGATCGGGCCAGGAATGGTGCAGCAAATCCAGTCTGTGTGCATGGAGTGTCAGGGGCACGGAGAGCGTATCAGCCCCAAGGACCGGTGTAAGAGCTGCAATGGCAGGAAAATTGTTAGAGAGAAGAAGATCCTAGAAGTGCACATTGACAAAG GAATGAAGGATGGTCAGAAAATAACATTCCATGGTGAAGGGGACCAAGAGCCAGGTCTGGAGCCAGGGGATATTATTATTGTATTGGATCAAAAAGACCACTCTGTATTTACAAG ACGAGATGAAGATCTTCTTCTGGCTATGGATATTCAACTGGTGGAAGCACTCTGTGGCTTTCAAAAGCCTATCACAACGTTGGATAACAGAACTATCATTATTACCTCCCATCCTG gCCAGGTAGTTGAGCATGGGGCTATTAAGTGTGTGTTGAATGAAGGTATGCCAATTTATCGCAGACCATATGAAAAAGGACGTCTGATCATAGAATTCAGG GTCAACTTCCCAGAGAGTGGCTTCCTCTCCTCAGATAAGCTGTCTTTACTCGAAAAACTGCTACCTACAAGGCAGGAAATAGAAGAAACCGAGGAAATGGAACAGGTGGATTTAGTGGACTTTGATCCAtctcaaaagagaaaacaccaCTATAATGGAGAAGTGTATGAAGATGATGAGCATCAGCCTAAAGGTGGTGTTCAATGCCAGACATCGTAA
- the DNAJA1 gene encoding dnaJ homolog subfamily A member 1 isoform X2, which translates to MVKETTYYDVLGVKPNASAEELKKAYRKLALKYHPDKNPNEGEKFKQISQAYEVLSDPKKRELYDKGGEQAIKEGGSGGGFGSPMDIFDMFFGGGGRMQRERRGKNVVHQLSVSLEDMYNGAMRKLALQKNVICDKCEGRGGKKGAVECCPNCRGSGMQIRIHQIGPGMVQQIQSVCMECQGHGERISPKDRCKSCNGRKIVREKKILEVHIDKGMKDGQKITFHGEGDQEPGLEPGDIIIVLDQKDHSVFTRRDEDLLLAMDIQLVEALCGFQKPITTLDNRTIIITSHPGQVVEHGAIKCVLNEGMPIYRRPYEKGRLIIEFREGWMSNFNFCAGAEE; encoded by the exons atggTGAAGGAGACCACCTACTACGACGTGCTGGGCGTGAAGCCCAACGCGTCCGCCGAGGAGCTGAAGAAGGCCTACCGCAAGCTCGCGCTCAAGTACCACCCGGACAAGAACCCCAATGAGGGCGAGAAG TTCAAGCAGATCTCCCAAGCCTACGAGGTGCTGTCGGACCCGAAGAAGAGGGAGCTGTATGACAAAGGAGGCGAGCAGGCCATCAAGGAGGGCGGCTCCGGGGGCGGCTTCGGGTCCCCCATGGACATATTCGATATGTTCTTCGGCGGCGGAGGGAGGATGCAGAGAGAGAGACGAG gtAAAAACGTGGTCCACCAGCTGTCAGTAAGTTTAGAAGATATGTACAATGGTGCGATGAGGAAACTTgcactgcagaaaaatgttatCTGTGACAAATGTGAAG GTCGTGGTGGCAAGAAAGGGGCAGTAGAATGCTGCCCTAATTGCAGGGGATCAGGCATGCAGATCAGAATTCACCAGATCGGGCCAGGAATGGTGCAGCAAATCCAGTCTGTGTGCATGGAGTGTCAGGGGCACGGAGAGCGTATCAGCCCCAAGGACCGGTGTAAGAGCTGCAATGGCAGGAAAATTGTTAGAGAGAAGAAGATCCTAGAAGTGCACATTGACAAAG GAATGAAGGATGGTCAGAAAATAACATTCCATGGTGAAGGGGACCAAGAGCCAGGTCTGGAGCCAGGGGATATTATTATTGTATTGGATCAAAAAGACCACTCTGTATTTACAAG ACGAGATGAAGATCTTCTTCTGGCTATGGATATTCAACTGGTGGAAGCACTCTGTGGCTTTCAAAAGCCTATCACAACGTTGGATAACAGAACTATCATTATTACCTCCCATCCTG gCCAGGTAGTTGAGCATGGGGCTATTAAGTGTGTGTTGAATGAAGGTATGCCAATTTATCGCAGACCATATGAAAAAGGACGTCTGATCATAGAATTCAGG GAAGGATGGATGAGTAACTTCAActtctgtgctggagcagaagaGTAG